One window of Flavobacteriales bacterium genomic DNA carries:
- the ubiE gene encoding bifunctional demethylmenaquinone methyltransferase/2-methoxy-6-polyprenyl-1,4-benzoquinol methylase UbiE → MTVKPYAAEGSKREQVELMFDRISPKYDLLNRLCSLGTDQGWRRKVIRGVGKEPVDRLLDVATGTADLAIMGSTVAKHVTGADISAGMLAHGRTKVEKAGLSDRIELIQADAAELPFPDASFDAITVAFGVRNFEDLARGIAGMVRVLRPGGRLFVLEFSRPQRTPFKQLFRFYFHRVMPLIGRLVSKDNAAYTYLPESVDAFPQGKAFEEVLNTCGLKEINSRLLTFGVATLYMARK, encoded by the coding sequence ATGACCGTAAAACCGTACGCGGCCGAAGGGTCCAAGCGGGAGCAGGTGGAACTGATGTTCGACCGCATCTCTCCGAAGTACGATCTGTTGAACCGGCTCTGCTCATTGGGTACCGACCAAGGCTGGCGCCGGAAAGTGATCCGTGGCGTGGGCAAGGAACCCGTGGACCGCCTGCTGGATGTGGCCACCGGCACCGCTGACCTCGCCATCATGGGCAGCACGGTGGCCAAGCACGTCACCGGCGCGGACATCTCGGCGGGCATGCTGGCCCATGGCCGCACCAAGGTGGAGAAAGCCGGCCTGTCGGACCGTATCGAACTCATACAGGCCGATGCGGCGGAGCTTCCCTTTCCGGACGCTTCCTTCGATGCGATCACCGTGGCCTTCGGCGTTAGGAACTTCGAGGACCTCGCCCGGGGCATTGCCGGGATGGTGCGCGTATTACGCCCCGGTGGAAGGCTCTTCGTGCTGGAGTTCAGCAGGCCGCAACGCACGCCCTTTAAGCAATTGTTCCGCTTCTACTTCCACCGGGTGATGCCGCTGATCGGCCGCTTGGTAAGCAAGGACAACGCCGCCTACACCTACCTGCCCGAAAGTGTGGACGCGTTCCCGCAGGGAAAAGCCTTTGAAGAAGTGCTGAACACCTGTGGACTAAAAGAGATCAATTCGCGCCTGCTCACCTTCGGCGTGGCCACGCTGTACATGGCCCGCAAATGA
- a CDS encoding D-glycero-beta-D-manno-heptose-7-phosphate kinase → MTPKEITNGFKSITALVVGDVMLDAYLWGRVDRISPEAPVPVVQVGRRSARLGGAANVALNIRALGAKAIVASVIGEDAHAEDLARIFAEEGLSSDGILRSSDRRTTVKTRIISGDQHVVRVDEETLSDLSAEEERRFLHHVFELMRKEKPGVLILEDYDKGVLSPGVIAGLITEAHRIGIPVAVDPKRRHFFDYREVDLFKPNLKELRDGLKVDIPAGDKAAVGAAVRMLEARLANKASLITLSEHGVFAHGPGEEILLPAHKRNIIDVSGAGDTVIAVAGLCLAMGMPLAEIAAWANLAGGLVCEHVGVVPVDLARLTAEAERIGPGTPARKP, encoded by the coding sequence ATGACCCCAAAAGAGATCACAAACGGCTTCAAAAGCATCACCGCACTGGTGGTGGGCGATGTGATGCTGGACGCCTACCTCTGGGGGCGCGTGGACCGCATCAGCCCCGAAGCGCCCGTGCCCGTGGTGCAGGTGGGCCGCCGCAGTGCCCGCCTCGGCGGCGCCGCCAACGTGGCCCTGAACATCCGCGCTCTCGGTGCCAAAGCCATCGTGGCCAGCGTTATCGGAGAGGATGCCCATGCCGAAGATCTGGCCCGGATCTTTGCCGAGGAAGGTCTTTCCAGCGATGGGATCCTGCGCTCTTCCGATCGACGCACCACCGTGAAGACGCGCATCATCAGCGGCGACCAGCATGTGGTACGTGTGGATGAGGAGACCCTGAGCGACCTTTCCGCGGAAGAGGAACGCCGCTTCCTGCACCACGTCTTCGAACTGATGCGGAAGGAGAAGCCGGGCGTGCTGATCCTCGAGGATTACGACAAAGGCGTGCTTTCCCCGGGCGTGATCGCAGGCCTCATCACCGAGGCGCACCGCATCGGCATCCCCGTGGCCGTGGACCCCAAACGCAGGCACTTCTTCGATTACCGCGAGGTGGACCTCTTCAAACCCAACCTGAAGGAATTGCGCGATGGCCTGAAGGTGGACATCCCGGCCGGTGACAAGGCCGCGGTGGGCGCAGCCGTCCGCATGCTGGAAGCGCGCTTGGCGAACAAGGCCTCCTTGATCACCCTCAGTGAGCACGGCGTGTTCGCGCATGGTCCGGGTGAAGAGATCTTGCTGCCCGCGCACAAGCGGAACATCATCGATGTCAGTGGCGCCGGCGATACCGTGATCGCGGTGGCCGGCCTGTGCTTGGCCATGGGAATGCCGCTCGCGGAGATCGCCGCATGGGCGAACCTCGCCGGCGGGCTGGTCTGCGAGCATGTGGGCGTGGTACCCGTGGACCTCGCCCGGTTGACGGCGGAGGCCGAACGCATAGGACCGGGCACACCCGCCCGCAAGCCATGA
- a CDS encoding pyridoxal phosphate-dependent aminotransferase has product MQLSPVVRSMTESATLLMARRARELRAQGKDIIDLSLGEPDQDPPAFAIEAAKQAITENKWNKYPPVMGYMDVRAAIAHKFKRDNGLDYAPEQVMVSTGAKQSIMNVILALAGPGDEVVIPAPFWVSYEAQVRFAGATPVLVPSTLEENYKPPIARIAAAITPRTRLLIFSSPCNPSGSVLSMAELEELAAVVLKWPELFVLSDEIYEHIDFSGTHRSIGTVPGMLERTITVNGLSKAFALTGWRIGYIGAPLAIVEAANKVQGQFTSAANGIAQRVAKACVEADPAVIGGLRSVFKRRRDLVLKGLEKVPGWKCTTPDGAFYVLPDVSSNFKGKITNSTELSMYLLDHGVSLVEGDSFGAPGTVRISYATSDQMLTEALDRIAKAVAALG; this is encoded by the coding sequence ATGCAATTGTCCCCCGTTGTCCGCTCTATGACCGAGTCCGCCACCCTGTTGATGGCCCGCCGCGCCCGTGAGTTGCGTGCCCAAGGCAAGGACATCATCGACCTCAGCCTCGGCGAACCGGACCAGGACCCGCCCGCATTCGCCATCGAAGCGGCCAAGCAGGCCATCACGGAAAACAAGTGGAACAAGTACCCGCCGGTGATGGGTTACATGGACGTCCGCGCGGCCATCGCACACAAGTTCAAGCGCGACAACGGGCTGGACTATGCACCGGAACAGGTGATGGTGAGCACCGGGGCCAAGCAGAGCATCATGAACGTGATCCTCGCCTTGGCCGGCCCCGGCGACGAGGTGGTGATCCCCGCCCCGTTCTGGGTCAGCTATGAGGCACAGGTCCGTTTTGCCGGTGCCACGCCCGTACTGGTGCCCAGCACGTTGGAAGAAAACTACAAGCCGCCGATCGCGCGCATCGCTGCCGCGATCACCCCGCGCACCCGTCTGCTCATCTTCAGCTCGCCCTGCAACCCCAGCGGCTCGGTGCTTTCCATGGCCGAACTCGAGGAGCTCGCGGCCGTGGTGCTGAAATGGCCCGAACTTTTCGTACTGAGCGATGAGATCTACGAGCACATCGACTTCAGCGGCACGCACCGTTCCATCGGCACCGTGCCCGGCATGTTGGAACGGACCATCACGGTGAACGGCCTTTCGAAAGCCTTCGCGCTCACGGGCTGGCGCATCGGTTATATCGGCGCGCCGCTGGCCATCGTGGAAGCGGCCAACAAAGTGCAAGGGCAGTTCACCAGCGCCGCCAACGGGATCGCACAGCGCGTGGCCAAGGCGTGCGTGGAAGCGGACCCGGCTGTGATCGGCGGCCTTCGAAGCGTCTTCAAACGCCGCCGCGATCTGGTGCTGAAGGGCCTGGAAAAAGTGCCCGGCTGGAAATGCACCACACCGGACGGCGCGTTCTATGTGCTGCCCGATGTCTCCAGCAATTTCAAGGGAAAGATCACCAACAGCACCGAGCTGTCCATGTACCTGCTGGACCACGGTGTCAGCTTGGTGGAAGGGGATTCCTTCGGTGCGCCCGGCACCGTTCGGATCAGCTATGCCACCAGCGACCAAATGCTCACCGAGGCCCTGGACCGCATCGCAAAGGCCGTTGCCGCGCTGGGTTGA